The proteins below are encoded in one region of Bacteroides uniformis:
- a CDS encoding DUF4836 family protein, which yields MKKNLFFHFSVLAMLIVLISACSSKKPEYTNVIPSDASQVIAVNLKSLADKAGTKDKETKEALQKLTDALKSDMNAATFQQLEAVLKDPAKSGVDVNAPIYVFNAPSFPYTTMVAKVQSEDDLLKLLEVTEKEQIISHVAEADGYSFAQINKRALLAFTPTTLMVVNYTGTSQLEKVKEGIPALLKQTGENSINSNTAFKKMQKQDGDINMLISPSSLLSAYANPLNYGISHNIDLKDLKMLGSLSFEKGKIELKVESYTENTELKALFEKQIKSTCPIENTFLKYFPKSTLALFSIGINGEEFYNVLQENEQFRNDFSITKAAEVKDLFSAFHNDLTIGLINVTMNSNPSFLAYASVKNDAPLKALYEKKSELGLKRGEDIVKLNENEYVYKSRAINIFFGIRDKQMYATNDELLYKNACKTADPSAKETDFASSLKGKRTAFVINAEAVLDLPVVKMLAGFGGQEYSTYYSLLGNISYLEAVGNEDKATVTLQLKNKNVNALKQIVDFIKQFAGM from the coding sequence ATGAAAAAGAACCTATTCTTCCACTTCTCAGTACTGGCAATGCTCATCGTGCTGATAAGCGCTTGTTCGTCCAAAAAGCCAGAATACACCAACGTTATTCCTTCCGATGCCTCGCAAGTCATCGCTGTCAATTTAAAATCATTGGCAGACAAGGCCGGTACCAAAGATAAAGAGACTAAAGAAGCACTGCAAAAGCTGACAGATGCCTTGAAAAGCGATATGAATGCAGCTACTTTCCAACAATTGGAGGCTGTACTGAAAGACCCTGCCAAATCGGGAGTGGACGTCAATGCGCCGATTTATGTCTTCAACGCTCCCTCGTTCCCCTACACCACCATGGTAGCCAAGGTTCAAAGTGAGGATGATTTGCTGAAGCTTCTGGAAGTTACGGAGAAAGAACAGATAATCAGCCATGTGGCAGAAGCGGACGGTTACAGTTTTGCACAAATCAACAAGCGGGCATTGCTCGCTTTCACTCCTACCACGCTTATGGTGGTGAACTACACCGGCACATCACAACTGGAAAAAGTCAAAGAAGGAATTCCCGCCTTGCTGAAACAGACCGGAGAAAACAGCATCAACAGCAACACCGCTTTCAAGAAAATGCAAAAGCAGGATGGAGACATCAATATGCTCATCTCTCCTTCCAGCCTGCTGAGTGCATACGCCAATCCGCTGAATTACGGAATATCCCACAATATCGACCTGAAAGACTTGAAGATGCTGGGAAGTCTCTCCTTCGAAAAAGGGAAAATAGAACTGAAAGTAGAGAGCTATACCGAGAACACAGAATTGAAAGCACTTTTCGAAAAGCAAATCAAAAGTACTTGTCCCATCGAAAACACGTTCTTGAAGTATTTCCCAAAATCTACCCTGGCGCTATTCAGCATAGGTATCAATGGAGAAGAGTTCTACAATGTGCTGCAAGAGAATGAGCAGTTCCGCAACGATTTCTCCATTACCAAAGCCGCTGAAGTAAAAGACTTGTTCAGTGCTTTCCACAACGACCTGACCATAGGCCTTATCAATGTAACCATGAACAGCAATCCTTCTTTCCTGGCCTATGCCAGCGTAAAGAACGACGCTCCCTTGAAAGCCCTTTATGAGAAAAAGTCCGAACTGGGACTGAAACGCGGCGAAGACATCGTGAAATTGAATGAGAATGAATATGTCTATAAATCACGCGCTATCAACATATTCTTCGGCATACGAGACAAACAGATGTACGCCACCAATGACGAACTGCTGTATAAGAATGCATGCAAGACCGCTGACCCGTCTGCCAAAGAGACGGACTTCGCTTCTAGTCTGAAAGGCAAGCGCACAGCCTTTGTCATCAATGCGGAAGCCGTACTTGACCTGCCCGTTGTAAAAATGCTAGCTGGATTTGGCGGACAAGAGTATAGCACCTATTACTCGCTGCTCGGCAATATCTCGTATCTGGAAGCTGTCGGCAACGAGGACAAGGCAACCGTCACCCTGCAGCTGAAGAACAAGAATGTTAATGCACTGAAACAGATTGTGGACTTTATCAAGCAGTTTGCAGGAATGTAA
- a CDS encoding glycoside hydrolase family 31 protein — translation MNFMKRAGFVLTCATMLANLCAAQNTERTPQGMKCTTQGMDIRVEFYSPSIVRVYKTPEGKPYNKESLVVVKSPETVKVDFSEEAGQTVLKSSILKVLVNPATGGISFHTIAGNELLKDKDYGTSFADKNDAGTPSYQVRGSFLLDKDEPIYGVGQVMDGKFNRRNSMHHMQNENMFTYSPYFMSPVKGYAVYWDNYSISEFMDTPQELAFQSLGHCADYYFMYGGNADGIIAQVRDLTGHSPMLPLWAYGFFQSKERYHTQEESLNVLKKYRELQIPIDCMIQDWRYWPEYQKTDSAWNSHSFDPERFPNPKKWADEIHKLNAKLMIVAWPGFGTHTEQRKELDAKGMIINFDTWPPQSGARPYDVYNPEARDIYWKYLNKGIFSYIGNDGWWLDSTEPDHINRQESDYDLPTHLGSYRSVKNAYSLMHNSGIASHQKALSKDKRVVILTRSGFIGQQRYGCNTWSGDVTSTWDMLEKQIPAALNYTLMGIPNWNSDIGGFFAGRWNQEGGAKNPKYQELYVRWMQFGTFCPMMRSHGTELPREIWNFGKRGEWCFDAQEKMINLRYRLLPYIYSTSWDVSHNDGTFMRPLVMDFAADSKTHEVGGEFLFGRSLLVAPVTRPEVTEWSVYLPQGADWWDFWSNEKQQGGQTLNRCVSKEILPVYVKAGSILPFGPKVQYSAEKNWDNLEIRIYPGADGTFTLYEDENDNYNYEKGAYSTIRFHWDDKARRLTIEEREGSFPGMLKSRKFKVVLVGQNSGTGDRPMKGGKTISYAGKKKSIKL, via the coding sequence ATGAATTTTATGAAAAGAGCCGGCTTCGTGCTGACTTGTGCAACCATGCTTGCAAACTTGTGTGCCGCCCAGAACACAGAGCGCACACCTCAAGGAATGAAATGCACCACACAAGGAATGGACATCCGTGTGGAATTCTATTCGCCTTCCATTGTGCGGGTTTACAAAACTCCCGAAGGCAAACCCTACAACAAAGAAAGTCTGGTAGTGGTCAAATCACCCGAAACGGTCAAAGTGGACTTTTCGGAGGAAGCAGGACAAACCGTGCTGAAATCTTCTATATTGAAAGTTCTTGTCAATCCGGCAACCGGAGGCATCAGTTTCCATACCATCGCCGGCAACGAGCTGCTGAAAGACAAGGACTACGGCACCTCTTTTGCCGATAAGAATGATGCCGGCACTCCCTCCTATCAAGTAAGGGGCTCTTTCCTATTGGATAAAGACGAACCCATCTACGGAGTAGGACAAGTGATGGACGGCAAATTCAACCGCCGCAACTCCATGCACCACATGCAGAACGAGAACATGTTCACCTATTCTCCTTATTTCATGTCGCCCGTGAAAGGCTATGCCGTATATTGGGACAACTACTCCATTTCAGAATTCATGGATACTCCGCAGGAACTCGCTTTCCAGAGCCTGGGACACTGTGCGGACTATTATTTCATGTATGGCGGAAACGCCGACGGCATCATCGCCCAGGTGCGCGACTTGACGGGACACTCCCCCATGCTTCCACTGTGGGCATACGGTTTCTTCCAAAGCAAGGAGCGCTATCATACGCAGGAAGAAAGCCTGAATGTCTTGAAGAAGTATCGCGAACTACAAATTCCCATTGACTGTATGATTCAAGACTGGCGCTACTGGCCCGAATATCAGAAGACGGACAGTGCGTGGAACTCACACAGCTTTGACCCTGAACGCTTTCCCAACCCCAAGAAGTGGGCCGACGAAATACACAAGCTGAATGCCAAGCTGATGATTGTGGCATGGCCCGGCTTTGGCACCCACACAGAGCAACGCAAGGAGCTGGATGCCAAAGGCATGATTATCAATTTTGATACCTGGCCTCCACAAAGTGGCGCACGCCCCTACGACGTCTACAATCCCGAAGCAAGGGATATTTATTGGAAATATCTGAATAAAGGCATTTTCAGTTACATCGGCAACGACGGCTGGTGGCTCGATTCTACAGAGCCCGACCATATCAACCGACAAGAATCGGACTATGACCTCCCCACTCACTTGGGATCTTACCGAAGTGTAAAGAACGCCTACTCACTGATGCACAACAGCGGAATAGCCTCGCATCAAAAGGCTTTGAGCAAAGACAAACGCGTTGTCATCCTAACCCGTTCCGGATTTATCGGACAACAACGTTACGGCTGCAACACCTGGAGTGGTGACGTGACCTCCACTTGGGACATGCTGGAGAAACAGATTCCTGCCGCACTGAACTACACCTTAATGGGCATTCCGAACTGGAACAGTGACATAGGCGGCTTCTTTGCCGGACGCTGGAACCAAGAAGGGGGAGCCAAGAACCCCAAATACCAAGAACTGTATGTACGCTGGATGCAGTTCGGCACTTTCTGCCCGATGATGCGTTCGCACGGTACGGAGTTGCCCCGTGAAATCTGGAACTTCGGCAAGCGTGGCGAGTGGTGTTTCGATGCCCAGGAGAAGATGATTAATCTGCGCTATCGCCTTCTGCCCTACATTTACAGCACTTCCTGGGATGTGTCCCACAATGACGGTACATTCATGCGTCCTTTAGTAATGGATTTTGCAGCAGATTCTAAAACACATGAAGTTGGCGGCGAATTTCTTTTCGGACGCTCCCTACTGGTAGCACCGGTCACCCGGCCGGAAGTGACGGAATGGTCGGTTTACCTTCCTCAAGGCGCAGACTGGTGGGACTTCTGGAGTAACGAAAAACAGCAGGGCGGACAGACCTTGAACCGCTGTGTATCGAAAGAGATTCTGCCCGTCTATGTAAAAGCCGGCAGTATCCTGCCGTTCGGTCCCAAAGTACAGTATTCCGCCGAAAAGAATTGGGACAATCTGGAGATACGCATCTATCCGGGTGCCGACGGCACATTCACCCTCTACGAGGACGAAAATGACAACTACAACTACGAAAAGGGAGCTTATTCCACCATCCGCTTCCATTGGGACGACAAGGCTCGTCGCCTGACAATAGAAGAGCGGGAAGGCAGTTTTCCGGGTATGCTGAAAAGCCGCAAGTTCAAGGTTGTTCTGGTCGGTCAGAACTCCGGTACGGGAGACCGGCCGATGAAAGGCGGAAAGACAATAAGCTATGCAGGAAAGAAAAAAAGTATAAAGCTGTAA
- a CDS encoding bifunctional nuclease domain-containing protein, producing the protein MNKKKIELQVLNISNSQAQAGAYALVLGEVGGERQLPIIIGATEAQAMVIEMKGIVPPRPLTHNLFASVLEVLGVKLMRILIYKVDNGVFYSYLYMKAEETILRIDARTSDAVALALRMNAPIFVYEDILEAECLKTVEGSIDPMEGSEPDKDELLQEDTIGILKTALQKAVDEEDYERAAQLRDQINQLKNNL; encoded by the coding sequence ATGAATAAGAAAAAGATAGAACTACAAGTACTAAACATTTCCAACAGCCAGGCGCAAGCGGGTGCCTATGCCTTGGTACTGGGTGAAGTGGGTGGCGAACGCCAGCTTCCGATTATTATAGGTGCCACCGAAGCACAAGCTATGGTCATCGAGATGAAAGGTATTGTACCGCCCCGTCCGCTGACCCATAACCTATTTGCTTCCGTCCTTGAAGTGCTGGGTGTAAAACTGATGCGTATTCTTATCTATAAAGTAGACAACGGAGTATTTTACTCTTACCTTTATATGAAAGCCGAAGAAACCATTCTCCGGATTGACGCGCGTACCAGCGACGCAGTTGCCCTGGCATTGCGCATGAATGCCCCTATCTTTGTCTACGAAGACATCCTCGAAGCAGAATGTCTGAAAACCGTCGAAGGTTCCATCGACCCGATGGAAGGCAGCGAACCGGACAAAGACGAACTGCTGCAGGAAGACACGATAGGCATACTGAAAACGGCCCTGCAAAAAGCAGTCGATGAAGAGGACTATGAACGTGCCGCACAGCTAAGAGACCAGATTAACCAACTCAAGAACAATTTGTAA
- a CDS encoding ATP-binding cassette domain-containing protein, translating to MNRIHLRQTLPQVFADRDAITSDVWHRDITFHKGKRYLIEAASGTGKSSLCSYVYGYRNDYQGIINFDERNIRSLSVNDWTDIRKHSLSILFQELRIFPELTAIENIQLKNRLTNFKKRKEVLTLFEAIGIADKVNEKAGKLSFGQQQRVAFIRSLCQPFDFIFLDEPVSHLDDENGTIMGRLLTEEASRQGAGIIVTSIGKHLELDYDEIYQL from the coding sequence ATGAATAGGATTCACCTACGGCAAACACTACCTCAAGTGTTTGCCGACCGTGATGCCATTACCTCAGACGTATGGCATCGGGACATTACGTTCCACAAAGGGAAACGTTATCTCATAGAAGCCGCTTCGGGCACCGGAAAATCATCGCTTTGCAGCTATGTTTACGGTTACCGCAACGATTATCAGGGAATCATCAACTTTGATGAGCGCAATATCCGTTCACTCTCCGTCAATGACTGGACAGATATACGCAAACACTCCCTCAGCATTCTTTTTCAGGAGTTGCGTATCTTTCCCGAACTTACCGCCATCGAGAACATACAACTGAAGAACCGGCTTACCAACTTCAAAAAAAGGAAAGAAGTCCTTACCCTATTCGAGGCAATCGGCATTGCCGACAAGGTAAACGAAAAAGCCGGGAAGCTATCTTTCGGCCAGCAACAAAGAGTCGCTTTTATCCGCAGCCTCTGCCAGCCTTTCGACTTCATCTTCCTGGACGAACCCGTCAGCCATCTGGATGACGAGAACGGAACAATCATGGGCAGGCTGCTGACAGAAGAAGCCAGCCGCCAAGGAGCGGGAATCATAGTGACTTCCATCGGCAAACATCTGGAATTGGATTATGATGAAATTTATCAATTATAA
- a CDS encoding 16S rRNA (uracil(1498)-N(3))-methyltransferase: MHVFYTPDIQAHAELPEEEAAHAVRVLRLQAGDEVMLTDGKGCFYRAEISTATNKRCLVNILETLPQAPLWKGHLHIAMAPTKNMDRTEWFAEKATEIGFDELTFLNCRFSERKVIKTERISKILVSAIKQSLKARLPQLNEMTDFNKFITQPFPGQKFIAHCYEGEKPLLKDMVHPGEDALVLIGPEGDFSEEEVRKATENGFIPISLGKSRLRTETAALVACHILNLQNQ, encoded by the coding sequence ATGCACGTATTCTATACCCCCGACATACAAGCCCACGCAGAGCTGCCCGAAGAGGAAGCCGCACACGCCGTACGCGTCTTGCGCTTGCAGGCTGGAGACGAGGTCATGTTGACAGACGGAAAAGGCTGCTTTTATCGTGCCGAAATCAGTACGGCTACAAACAAGCGCTGTCTGGTGAATATCCTGGAAACCCTTCCGCAAGCCCCCTTGTGGAAAGGTCATCTGCACATTGCCATGGCGCCTACCAAGAATATGGACCGCACAGAGTGGTTTGCCGAGAAAGCGACGGAAATTGGGTTTGACGAACTGACATTCCTGAACTGCCGTTTCTCGGAACGGAAAGTCATCAAGACGGAGCGCATCTCCAAAATTCTGGTTTCCGCCATCAAGCAGTCGCTCAAGGCACGCCTGCCCCAACTGAATGAAATGACAGACTTCAACAAGTTCATCACACAGCCTTTTCCGGGTCAGAAATTCATCGCCCACTGTTATGAAGGCGAAAAACCGCTTTTGAAGGATATGGTACATCCCGGAGAGGATGCCCTCGTACTAATCGGTCCTGAAGGAGACTTCAGCGAAGAGGAAGTCCGGAAGGCGACGGAAAACGGTTTTATCCCCATCAGCTTGGGAAAATCAAGGTTGCGTACAGAGACGGCGGCACTGGTTGCCTGCCACATCCTCAATTTACAGAATCAATGA
- a CDS encoding helix-turn-helix domain-containing protein encodes MGKIHPTDIKFMVVLVLCLSMAFPISANDFLFTSIDTSHGLSDNQIRYILQLPDGRMVFTTTQNVNLYDGANFTSLQPTPEYIYPLKQYKGFYHVYLSGDSLLWIKDYQRLMCINLHNERYIANLDSVFQQKGMQHPIEDLFADERGLVWVISHGELLQPELSFRLKLSEGRGTIQDLTADEESLYLFHDTGEIVCYDVKNGKQQYDIAAYPRTEQEKFQNTSLILRGKNGFYQLRNGSKGGFFHFDLHKRAWEKLMETEYTLNTLMISADEKAYISCIRGFWIIDPEKRTRHYMPTLRTRKGNVLATEISTIFQDRQGALWLGTFNRGLLYYHPALYKHIHIDKKDFPLSLERNTAVANFTEDRDGNIFIKDRTAIYKLDLQEDGNRILIPVEASTLPKELQGEYGSEAAFVSHDGTLYFGDADGCNIFSPNPEPPSSSLPYPPVFTAIHVHGECILPGRSYENRTILPEASPYVKEISLSHSQNFLTLEFSALNYFNREHTHYRYQLEGIDAQWVTAGNMKQSNGILQAPYTNLPPGSYTFKVMASNDGKHWNEEQTARISLTVHAPWWKTGVAYVIYIVLSIAIIAASIRLYIHRTRKEMERKHKEEILLLRIRNLIEQCNRYEAEQKKSPEGKNITCVHSHTEPHQTENKQDASESVFLTKAIELVEKNLHVPGYSVEQLSRDLCMERTGLYRKLVAMLDQSPSLFIRNIRLQRAAQLILEGSLSITEIAERTGFSSSSYLSKCFQEMYGCRPSEYAEKMQKST; translated from the coding sequence ATGGGAAAAATCCATCCAACAGATATAAAGTTCATGGTAGTGTTGGTATTATGTCTCAGCATGGCATTTCCCATCTCTGCCAATGACTTTCTATTCACTTCCATTGACACCTCGCACGGTCTGAGTGATAACCAGATACGCTATATCCTCCAACTTCCGGACGGAAGAATGGTATTTACCACCACCCAGAACGTCAATCTGTATGATGGAGCCAACTTCACCTCTCTGCAGCCTACCCCCGAATATATATATCCGCTGAAACAATACAAGGGCTTCTACCATGTCTATCTGAGCGGTGATTCCCTCTTGTGGATAAAGGATTACCAACGGCTGATGTGCATCAATCTCCATAACGAGCGATACATTGCCAACCTGGACTCCGTCTTTCAACAGAAAGGTATGCAGCATCCCATAGAGGATTTGTTTGCGGACGAACGGGGGCTCGTCTGGGTAATCAGCCATGGCGAGCTGTTACAGCCGGAACTTTCCTTCCGATTGAAACTGTCTGAAGGCCGAGGAACAATACAAGACCTGACTGCAGACGAAGAATCTCTGTATCTGTTCCATGACACGGGAGAAATCGTGTGCTATGATGTAAAAAACGGAAAACAACAGTATGACATTGCCGCATATCCCCGGACGGAACAAGAGAAGTTCCAAAACACCTCCCTCATACTCAGAGGAAAAAACGGGTTCTATCAACTGCGCAACGGCTCTAAAGGAGGATTTTTCCATTTCGACCTCCATAAGCGAGCATGGGAGAAGCTGATGGAAACAGAGTATACCCTCAATACACTGATGATCTCCGCAGATGAGAAAGCATACATCAGCTGCATCCGTGGCTTTTGGATTATTGACCCCGAAAAGAGGACACGCCACTACATGCCCACCTTGAGGACCCGAAAGGGCAACGTCCTTGCTACAGAAATCAGTACGATTTTCCAGGACCGGCAAGGAGCTTTATGGCTCGGAACATTCAACAGAGGATTGCTGTACTACCATCCGGCCTTATATAAGCACATCCACATAGACAAGAAGGATTTCCCCCTATCACTTGAAAGAAATACAGCCGTAGCAAACTTTACGGAAGACCGGGACGGCAACATATTCATAAAGGACCGGACAGCTATCTATAAGCTCGACCTGCAGGAAGACGGCAACCGGATACTCATACCGGTAGAAGCATCCACCCTGCCCAAAGAGCTACAAGGGGAATACGGTTCGGAAGCGGCATTCGTGTCACATGACGGAACGCTCTATTTCGGAGACGCCGACGGATGCAACATCTTTTCCCCCAATCCGGAGCCCCCATCTTCCAGTCTGCCCTATCCACCGGTTTTCACGGCAATCCATGTGCATGGAGAATGCATCCTCCCGGGCAGAAGCTATGAAAACCGGACTATACTACCCGAAGCCTCTCCTTATGTGAAAGAAATATCATTGAGCCACAGCCAGAACTTCCTTACTCTCGAGTTCTCCGCATTGAATTACTTCAACCGCGAGCACACCCATTACCGCTATCAGCTGGAAGGTATCGACGCACAATGGGTAACCGCCGGCAACATGAAGCAGAGCAACGGCATTCTCCAAGCTCCCTATACCAACTTGCCACCGGGAAGCTACACCTTCAAGGTAATGGCCTCTAACGATGGAAAGCATTGGAATGAAGAGCAAACGGCCCGGATAAGCCTAACAGTCCATGCTCCCTGGTGGAAAACCGGCGTTGCATACGTCATCTATATAGTCTTGTCAATCGCCATCATTGCGGCAAGCATCCGCCTCTACATACACCGCACCCGGAAGGAGATGGAACGGAAACACAAAGAAGAAATCCTTTTGCTCCGCATCCGCAACTTGATAGAGCAGTGCAACCGTTATGAAGCGGAACAAAAGAAATCACCGGAAGGAAAAAACATAACTTGTGTACATAGCCATACCGAACCTCACCAAACAGAAAACAAGCAAGACGCATCCGAATCTGTTTTCCTGACAAAAGCTATCGAACTGGTGGAAAAGAACCTGCATGTACCCGGCTACTCCGTAGAGCAGCTAAGCCGCGACTTGTGTATGGAACGCACCGGACTTTACCGGAAACTGGTAGCCATGCTCGACCAGTCCCCCAGCCTCTTCATCCGCAACATCCGCTTGCAACGTGCGGCACAACTCATCCTGGAAGGCAGCCTCAGCATTACGGAAATCGCAGAGCGTACCGGCTTCAGCAGTTCCAGCTATCTCAGCAAATGTTTCCAGGAAATGTACGGCTGCCGTCCCTCGGAATATGCGGAGAAAATGCAGAAATCAACTTGA